gggagaacaaatatttgaggAAATTTGCCCTTCACCTGCTAAACATCCACCATCTCTTTGCCAAACTACTGAGCAATCGGATCCTGGCATATGAGAGTCTGACTCTGTTTCTCTTTCACGCTTTCAGTCTCCTATCCACTATGTACAGGTTTACATTCACACCACAGTACAGCAAGCTGGGTTCAAACAATCTTCAGAGAGGGATGACAATACAGTCAAACTTCATTAATAAGAATATACTGTCAGTGAACGTTGCCACTGGAGAATTAAAGCACCCAGCTAAGCTGTTTATAAAAAGAATAAAGAGCAGTGAATCTTTGTAGCAAAAGCTCAAGAGATTTCCAATGAATTTCTTTTAGACGAGTGAATTGATTCAGTGTTTGTAGCTTGCCTCTTCCTAGCTAGTCTGTTATTTTTAACTAGTATTGCATGTGTGGAAGTCAGCCTACAAGATAAGTGAAGCTGCCCTAAAACCGGTTGGTTAATTTCAATTTATTCTGTATGGATAAGATTTTCTGACACACCTAGTGCTTTTGGGTCTCAAGTCTTGGGGGCCCAACTTCAGACACCTTAGAGGGCTCTGACTTTGAGAAAGTGCTTCTGAGAACAAGGCCTTAGCTGGGTGCCTAAAAATcaccaggcacttttgaaaacccttGGCTTACATCCTTCTCCTGAAGCATGCTGCAGACTCGTTTCCCTGACAGCAGGGAGAACAGCCACTGTTCATCAGTTTGGTCTGGCTGGAACAACGCTGATAGCATACTGGAATCAGCCCAGAACGGGAGACGAATCCCCGCTTAGAAAAGGACACAAGACGGAAGGCTGATGTTTTATCAGCGTAAGAAATGTGGAGCTGATGTTTTGGTTCCTGGGAAAGAAAAAAGCAACCAGGGAACACGAACATATAACACTCAAACTAAACACCCGGGGCATTATTCTATTACACTCAGGCTCAGATACACCACTCTAGTAGTGTCAAGTGGTATCCATCCATTACAGTTACCCTACAGCTGTGTACAGGGGCTTCTGATTGTCTAAACACAAAGCAGCATCAGTTTAATTAAAAGGTGCgatttaaaatcaatttagtGAAACCAGTGGAAGAGGCCAAGTGGACACTCCTATCAATAGTCACCTGGCTTCTGGCTTCAATCAGTTAGAAAGAAGTTTAAGCTAAACAGAAATAAGGCATTCCAGCCAAAATATCCACAGTGGGTTGGCaccattttaaataaaaccttATCTACACAAGaaagttacactggtttaacaAACCAATTTAGTTACGCTAGTGCAAACTCCTGGGTGGACACTTTTGATTTAAGAGCAGCttcttttggtttagcttaagcGGATTCCTCATTGGAAGAGAGTCCATCTATTTTAAAAGCACACCTTGAGTTAAACTGGTCCAACTTCTCCCTATAGACAAGGCATCAATCAGTGCTTTTAAAACACAATTTGTGTGTTCAGACACAGCCTGCGTGTAGATGAGACTAAGGCTCGAAGGTCATTTTCCAGTGGAAGTATACTTTCACCTTCTTTGCtgatccttccctcccccccaagttAAGGACGATGGACCGACGTCAAATGGAAAATAATTGCATAGTTCCGCCTTCTTAACCCAAAAAGGAGATGTTGTAAAGCTTTTGAAATTTATCACTATGattcatattttatttcaaatgttcGACCCTGCTCTGTACAAGACTGGAATGAGGACAGCTCCAGTTTGGTTTCTACAGTTACAAATGTCTGTGCAAAGACTGCAATGCTAAAGTTCTGACCACCTAATGCTGCAGGGGACtcagggaaggtggggagggaaagtAGTGGACTATGTAATAAAAGCGTGTTTAAAATTCTGTCATAGCTCTGCTTTACTTGTCACAGCTCCTTTCGCCCTGGTATCAAAAAATATCTTTATTCCCCATTGTCAAAAGTGAGCTATGGCTCAATAAAATAGAGCCAAATTAATGCTATTCAGCAGAACAGAGGTAGTATAGAAACAGCTTGCGCAAATAGAAACACCAAgttagagagaaagaaagagtgtGAGTGCGCGTGTGTGTTAAAATAGCAACAAACTGGTATAGATTTAGCTTCCAGTGCTGCAAGGCGTTGACACGTCCTCTCTGCTTCGACTTCTCCACACTGATGGTTATTGCTGGGTGGAGACACTGACTTCATTTTCACATTGATTCTTACTAAGTAGGTTTGACTGTATCAGTAACAGAACAGTTTTGCACAGTACTTCTGTAAGAAAACGCAAACACTCGGTAttgctgccctcccacccccacaaaaagttgaaaaataaaatttaaaaaatatagacaAGCCCATCTAAAGGTTAGAGTCCTGAACCTGCTGCTAAGAGGCACGCTCAGAAGACATCTGATGGAGATGGGTCTTGAGGAGATGGCCCCCCTGAGAGCCACTACCCTGAAACAGTCCATTTCCAACTTTCAATTCTTTTCAGTACCagcaaagaataaaaacaatgttaaaatcTCTTATTAAAAAGGTCCATGATATTTCAACTAAAATTGCTGGGCTGTTTTGCTAACTCCTCTGAAAAGctattttaaattagtttaagTTGGAATCCAACTAAAAGGACACAGTCATGGTATTCTCCACCTGCCTTCACTTAAAGCTTTGGTCTTGTCGATTTGATCATTTGATAACAACCTGGTGTCTTACTCCCTGCTTCACCATGTGCTCTGACCCAACCATGCCTCCTACAGGGGTTTGCTAATCTTAGTCACCCTTTGCCAGAAGAAACCTGTTTGATAGCATCGCCCTCTCTCTTTCAGAGTTTCCTGGAAGGAAAAGTTtgttccctccacccccctcgtTTTAAATGGATCACCACTATAACACTGTAGTGGAATCACATTTGCCACCCAGCCATCCCCACCCTCCTatgaagagggagagaggagcatGGAAAAAAAGATTATTGCATTCCCCATACTTCATGGGTCCAAATGTCAGTGAGAGCCAGACTCTTCAGAACCTGTGTATTAGTGCTTCTCGTTCCCTTTCTTTGCGTTTCagttcctctttgtaacagcagGAGCAAAAATTCCCAGTTTCCGGATGCCCGTAAAAACTGCAGTTCGGCTGCTTGCATTTGGTCTGCTGAATGTTATAAAGTATTCGGCTTTTGCTTTTGTCACCGTTTGCTCCCTTCTGCAAGCTGTCCTGCTCTAAGGGTTCCCTGGAGCCATTGCTGTGGGGGGGTGCACAGGTAGGGCCATCGCACTCGACGGGGTAATTTGGGGGTACATCCATCTCTGTTGGGGAGAACCTTCCCAGGTGGGAAgggctggtttggtttgtgtGAGGCGGCCCCTGAGTGCAATATCTGGGTAAGGTAGCATAGGGAGGAAGGCTGCTGCAGGACCCACCGGCTACCTGCCTCCGGGTATCTTGATAGCTGGGGGGATGTGCGCCTTCTACACAGTTGACCACAGCGGGCCGGGGAATGGTGAAGACCCCTGAGTAGCTGGAAGGAAAAGCTGTCATTTTAGTGCCTATGGCATGCTCTGAGGTCTGGATGCTGTAACTAGGAGGCAACTGGGGGTAGGATGGATTCAGTAGCACATCCTCGCTTTTGTGAAGATTAGCCTCCGGCTCCAGCTTCTTGGCAGCGGAGCCATTCGCAAAGGccttcttctccacctccttttGCTTCTGCTCGGCCAAGAAGCGCTCCTCGGCATCGGAAAGGTACCTCTCAATCATCTCTTCCTGGTACTGGTGCCGGCTGCTGGTCTTGAGGTGGCCAGCGAAGATAAACTTCCGCTCGCCCTGCATGGCGGCTCGCAGGATGCTCAGGCTAAGCTTTACATCATTGCTGTATTTATAGGGATCAGACTGCTTCTCTGTGGTCACTTGACCTGGGCAGGTTTTCTCAGCAGAGACCAACAAATCCCCTTGGGAAGTTTCTTCTTTGCTGCCTTTCCTTGACTTTAAGgatcctttcttcttcttctccaagGTTTCCCCCTGCCCGTTGCTCACGCCTCCTTTGACGGTTTTACTGTGCATCAAGCCACCCATGTTCTTTTTTAGCTTACTTCCCAAAGTCTTGCCAAAGCTGCCCAGCTTATTAGCAACCGAGTCAGCCcgtttcttctctttctccttgtCTTTGTCCTTTTCTCGGTCTTTCTTTGGCTTCTCTTTCTCCCTGTCCTTGCTGCTCTTACTGCCACCGTTGCTGGTGGTACTACTGCAGACAGATTCCTTGTCCGACTCCCCAGATTCCGCTGCTGAGCGGGCATCATCTCCGGCAGAAGCAGTAGGGGATTCTGGCTGGGCTAGCGGGGCCTAAGGACAAAGAAAGCAAGCATTAGAGAAAGACAACTAGTTCAGCAGTTATGGTcttcaggccaaattctgagcGGATGCAGCACACAGGTGCTCACGAGAAAGGCCTAAACACACACCAGGGGGAGCCCTCTCCACACCAAAGCTGGCTCTCCCAAAAGCCACagacaggagctgcagaggagcatgctgAGCCTCAAGGCTGCATGTACGTCACTGTCTGCTCCATAGCACGCCCCTGCTCAGTTAAAATACAGCCCTGACATATCTACAAATTAGGCTCCGCAGATGCATCAACTCAGTGCAAGATTTAAATGGAGGAAAGCAAGACTTTAACTAGAGATGTCAGTGCGCTCTACCGGGGTGACCAATCTCCTTCTGACACGCTACAAAGGGGATGCAAGGAAGGTCACCACAAAGGACCAGTGCAGGAATGTATGTAGCCCACCTAATAAAACAACCCAGGAGTATAGTGAGTGTGTCTGTATGGGATACAGGAGCAGCCGTTTGAATGCTGGGATTCTGGAAATAGTAACCACAATCAAGAATCACCAcgtgtgtctgacaaagtgggtattcacccacgaaagctcatgctctaatacttctgttagtctataaggtgccacaggagactctgtcgctttttacagatccagattaacacggtaatccctctgatacttgacactatcaAGACGACACCGAAATAAAATGGTACACATTGCTGAAGCTCACACCTGCGGCCCATTTCACTAGGGGGCACTATACTCTCCTAGTTCACTAATGTCATCTACTTGCAATGACCCAGGGCCATCATGGCAGGTGAGGATTTAGACTCAAGTATTGTGGGCAATCtatgagggagagggagaaggggtgggacagAAGGAAAACCATTACTTTTAAATGCAatcatttcagctttttccatacAGACCCACACCTTGGCAGCATCTTGTTCTTTGAAATCCAAACTGAAATTTAACAATTCACATGGAATTTGGAGGAGTCATTCCAGGTCCTGAATTACTAACCCCacaacttccttttaaaaaaatatctatgAATCTGGAAGAATTTAAGCCACGTTTTCACTGTTAATGCAGCTGTTGTGACTTAGTGAGATGACAGCATGGGGATTTCTGAAGTATGCTGAAGTATTCAGAACACTACATATGATCCCTTAAGGTTTAAGGCCCTGAAGTTATAGCTGAATCACCTTAATATCTTGATTCACTTTCTGGCAGATGGAAAGCAAGTGTCCTGATCCAGCAGTGTACAGAacatagaatataagggttgggagggatctcaggagatcatctagtccaaccccctgctcaatgcaggatcaatccccagacagatttttgccccaaatccctaaatggccccctcaaggattgaactcacaaccctgggtttagcaggccagtgctcaaaccaccgagttatccctccccccaggtgaTGTAGTGCAGTAGGTTGAATTATCGGCTCTGTATATTTTGAGCTTTAACATTTAATGTAAACTATTACTAAAGCGTGCACAGAATCTAAGAGATCCATCTGCACGGCATTTCTCTGCTCTTTCTGACCAAAACAAGGACAACCAGACCTTCTAATGGCAGGTTAAAGAAATGTACAAGAATGAAAGCAAAGGTTCTTCCCCCGTCTAGTCCTCTGTGGGAAGGAAGCATAACTGTGTTCAAAGGAGTAAAATATTTCCTGTTTCTTTACCTGCATTTCACAGGGCAAGGTGATCCATTTAACATTCATGTAACTGTGCAGCAAATGTAGTTTTGCTTCCAACGATAATGTcacactggaagaaaaaaaaaaaaaagatacgaAACAAAGTTACAATCCAGGATCATTTTAGTAACTGCGATTCAATTTTCCATATGTGGagatttaattacattttaattgcCTTTTTCTTCTATTAAAACTTGCTTGCTAATTTTTATAATGTAATAACTGGATCAAAATATATTttggagcaggggttctcaaactggcggTCGGaaaccctcagggggtcatgatgtTATTACCTGGGGGGTCGCGAGCGGTTATCCTCTATCcccaaccccgctttgcctcgagcatttataatggtgtttaatatataaaaagtgtttttaatttataagtggggggggggtcgcactcagaggtatgccatgtgaaaggggtcaccagcataaaagtttgagaactaatATTTTGGAGTGATATATGTactttttttaatatgaatttcCTCCTTATAGGACTAGCATTTATGTAAAATGTTAACTGGACAAATCAGCTTAATTTAAGTCCCATACTCAGGGTCTGTGTAAAAGGAATTTCTGAAAAACACTTCTGTTCACACTAGATTTGTAAAAGTTATTTCACTGAAGTTTTTAAATTCAGATTCTTCTGCAGTTCCGGAAACTTGGCCAAAACTAGTGCAtgagaacaagaaaaaaaaaaaaaaaaactgaccaCACGCTAAAAATTTTAGTTTTATCAGCAGTTTTATCAACAAAAAAAGGCAGCAATTTTCTCGTCTCTTTAAAGATAAATGTATCTTTGGAATTCAATTACATTTTTCTGGTTTTACATAACGTGAAGCAAACAAATGCTACATATTCTTTCcataaaaaaagaaacagtttaATATTGGCCAGAATGATCTCAGTTAACTTAAGCTGAAAAAATGAAGTGGTCACATACATTTGCTGCGTACTGATTTCTATTTTGTCGGTGTCCCTTTAAAAGTTAGCAGCAATACAGGAGAAATTTGAGCATCATCCAGCATTCTAACTCAACCTTAGTAGCACACAGACATATCATGGCTCTGTTCCTGCCTACACAGACAGGGGAGTTATGTTGTTCTTTGGCATACCAGGGGATAAATGCCTATGAAAGTAACAAATCACTTAAGAGATCCTGAGGAAGCAGGGATTAGGTTACAGCAAACATGCACGTGCAAAGTCAGAGAACAAATACATCATGCCTTCAATTATTCAGGAGAGCTCTATCTTAACTGGCTGAAGTTCACGAGACTGTAAAATGTTAAGACACTTGACCACGCCTAAAGGATCTTAAAGAGCAAAAGGTTAGTTAATTTTGTCCAGTAGAGGGGCCTTTAATAATAAACCCATTTGAAGTTCTGGAACGGAATAAAATAAGGCTTTAATCCTGTGCAAGAACAGACACAAGACTGAGCTGTAGAAAGTTAACTAGTGCCATTAAGTTTTCTGTAAGCTTCCAAGGTCCTCAATGAGATTcttaatgtagctgaagtcgacatccTTAGTtggacttaccgtggtgtcttcaccgcagtgAGTCGACAACTGCCGCTCCCCTttcaactctgcctgcgcctctcatggagctggagtacaggagctgatgggagagcgcttggggatcgatttatcgtgtctaatctagacgcgataaatcaatctccactggatcgattgctgcccgccgatccggccggcagtgaagacatacccttagtatcaGACACTGTTTTGTACTGTaattatgtaaaattaaaaattactgcATGTGAAATGTGGCCAAATTCAAAACCATTTCTCTGTATGCATTTGGCATGCAGGATTATTTTTGTATTAATGTTAAAAGGCCAGTCATTTGTACATGATGTGCACTTATTCCTGAAGCAGGTATcacagaaaaaaatctaaatagaGATGGCTGGGAAATAAGCGTTTCCCTCCACAAAAATAGGATTGTTTTCAATCAAAAGCCGTTTTTCACAAAAATATCTATTTGGTCAAAAAGCAATTGGCCCTTGAAAATACATTGCTAGAAAGTTTTCTACCATCTCTAGATCTATAACTTCAGAGAGGTTACGTATTCCATATAATATCGTACCTACTGAAACCTGCTCCTACCTTAAGTACTTTGATCTTAAATACTTCTTCCCACAGAGTCCTACGGCCTTACAATAATTGATAGCGTTTGAAAAAAGGGCTGCTACATCTCTAATGATTTTCACACACCAAGCACAAGTTTGAAACAAGATGCTAGTAATGAAAGTTCCAGTTATTAGCTGGGGGATGCTAAGTGACAGAGCAGCTGCAGTCCGGCGGTTTAATTTCCAGCTGAGATCTCACCTTGCTAGTTTGACATTATCAGTGTCATCTCTGTCCCACTCCCATTCTTTCCCAGGATCCACAGCGAAGTGCACAGGAAGCAGTTTGTGTTCAGAGTCAGTCAGAGGGACCACCGCTGCGATGGAAAGAGGAATGACACAGCttatttagggccagaagggacaaagGCCTGATCAACAAGGGGGAATTGGACAGAGGTCATGGAGAGCAGAAATGGCAAGTCACCATTTACTGTTTCTACAGGGCATCGTTTCCTTTGGAAAGCGAACAGAGCGTTAGTGAAAAGCTCTGGAGGGTGAAGCCAAATGTTTATCTACACAGTAGGTACAGCATGGACAAAATAAGCTTCCTTCATATCACCCAGCCCTTCAGTGTCCAAACCCTCTCCTGGGAGGGTCACCTTTTACAGTCAGAGTGATTCATAGTCTCTCTGGCTCAGCCTTTGAATGACGCTACTGAGGAGGGTGTCAATTCTGAGGGTGGCTTGTGTAATGCCAAAACATGCCCACGGTCTGGGACCTGTAGCGTCTCTTATATTGGCCACCAGGCAGCCTTATTGCACATGACTTAAAGTCACCAGTCTTGTTCTATAAACAGAGATTCTGTTTTTCAgggtttattaatttaattt
The genomic region above belongs to Gopherus evgoodei ecotype Sinaloan lineage chromosome 24, rGopEvg1_v1.p, whole genome shotgun sequence and contains:
- the OTUD7B gene encoding OTU domain-containing protein 7B → MTLDMDVVLSDFVRSTGAEPGLARDLLEGKNWDVNAALSDFEQLRQVHAGNLPHSFNEGHNFKSLEKEAARPVRPPLQRQDDMIQEKRLSRGISHASSTIVSLARSHVSSNGSSEHLLEMPICTFQLPDLTVYTEEFRSFIERDLIEQSMLVALEQAGRLNWWANVDPSCQRLLPLATTGDGNCLLHAASLGMWGFHDRDLMLRKSLYTLMDKGVEREALKRRWRWQQTQQNKESGLVYTEEEWQKEWNELIKLASSEPRMHYGTNGGNCGGVDSSEEPVYESLEEFHVFVLAHVLKRPIVVVADTMLRDSGGEAFAPIPFGGIYLPLEVPANKCHRSPLVLAYDQAHFSALVSMEQKEPTKDQAVVPLTDSEHKLLPVHFAVDPGKEWEWDRDDTDNVKLASVTLSLEAKLHLLHSYMNVKWITLPCEMQAPLAQPESPTASAGDDARSAAESGESDKESVCSSTTSNGGSKSSKDREKEKPKKDREKDKDKEKEKKRADSVANKLGSFGKTLGSKLKKNMGGLMHSKTVKGGVSNGQGETLEKKKKGSLKSRKGSKEETSQGDLLVSAEKTCPGQVTTEKQSDPYKYSNDVKLSLSILRAAMQGERKFIFAGHLKTSSRHQYQEEMIERYLSDAEERFLAEQKQKEVEKKAFANGSAAKKLEPEANLHKSEDVLLNPSYPQLPPSYSIQTSEHAIGTKMTAFPSSYSGVFTIPRPAVVNCVEGAHPPSYQDTRRQVAGGSCSSLPPYATLPRYCTQGPPHTNQTSPSHLGRFSPTEMDVPPNYPVECDGPTCAPPHSNGSREPLEQDSLQKGANGDKSKSRILYNIQQTKCKQPNCSFYGHPETGNFCSCCYKEELKRKEREREALIHRF